In Debaryomyces hansenii CBS767 chromosome A complete sequence, a genomic segment contains:
- a CDS encoding DEHA2D16478p (no similarity), with translation MERRSRRGTVDAKKPVIGMRGDPGDYGFMDVKLIQV, from the coding sequence ATGGAAAGACGGTCCCGTAGAGGTACAGTAGATGCAAAGAAGCCAGTCATAGGTATGAGGGGGGACCCCGGGGATTATGGGTTCATGGATGTGAAGTTAATTCAGGTGTAA
- a CDS encoding DEHA2D16500p (similar to uniprot|Q97MV7 Clostridium acetobutylicum CAC0084 MutT/Nudix family hydrolase): MTSSKYKYTWGIVYCRETNQILLLNREKHPWMGRWNGVGGKLDQDEDQLTCIIRETWEETGLHLPQYEPRGVMTWSENGNDLGGMYLFTAIVTKQEVESYPTPKKFCHEGILDWKNLDWVMHPDNSGVVDNVKVMLLNLFKASERSLFVTEYRDGKLAGVDYMPNGH, from the coding sequence ATGACCAGCAGTAAGTATAAGTATACGTGGGGTATAGTGTATTGTAGAGAGACGAACCAGATCCTTTTATTAAACAGAGAAAAACACCCTTGGATGGGCAGATGGAATGGAGTTGGAGGGAAATTAGATCAAGACGAAGATCAATTGACGTGTATTATAAGAGAAACCTGGGAAGAAACCGGATTACATTTACCACAATACGAGCCTCGTGGAGTGATGACATGGAGTGAAAATGGAAATGACCTTGGAGGAATGTATCTTTTTACTGCAATTGTTACAAAGCAGGAAGTTGAAAGTTATCCTACGCCCAAAAAATTCTGTCACGAAGGTATATTGGATTGGAAGAATTTGGATTGGGTTATGCATCCCGATAATTCGGGTGTTGTAGATAATGTCAAGGTAATGCTATTAAATTTGTTCAAAGCCTCAGAACGGTCTTTATTTGTTACTGAGTATCGGGACGGAAAACTAGCTGGGGTGGACTATATGCCCAACGGGCATTGA
- a CDS encoding DEHA2D16522p (highly similar to uniprot|Q04660 Saccharomyces cerevisiae YMR049C ERB1 Protein required for maturation of the 25S and 5.8S ribosomal RNAs): protein MARNSKATDTPKTVVEKQSRKRKQDVEDAEESSSDEELQVEGILDDAASEDEESDSEDADKEDDEEEELEGDSDEEFNELLGEEEDLSDVDSEEFSDEPRDETASITDKLSGTKIRSYSNATEDEENEVHTKFSDGRPRIIKPEINPIYDSDDSDNENFNTIGNIPLSAYEEMPHIGYDINGKRIMRPAKGSALDQLLESIDLPEGWTGLFDQNTGTSLKITDDELELIRKIQAQESTDENINPYEPTIEWFTSKTEVMPLTAVPEPKRRFVPSKHEAKKVMKIVRAIREGRIVPPNKVKEQQEEEKYNFDLWNDNESETKDHIMNLRAPKLPPPTNEESYNPPEEYLMDEEEKKKWLEMEPEDRDKNYIPQKYNSLRKVPGYQEGLRERFERCLDLYLAPRTRHNKLNIDPDSLIPELPSPKDLRPFPIRCSTIFQGHTEKIRTLSISPDGLWLATGSDDGSVRIWEILTGRQVYKTVLVADDNTDDNIESLEWNPDSNSGILAAIAGEHIYLIVPPIFGFDIENNGRLRIESGWGYDTFGNKSKTKNSNIKVNSDDEDEEVEKADTNTGKKDVCKWFTPNTEQSQAGISAIIQCRKTVKKISWHRKGDYFVTVSPDSGHSSVLIHQLSKHLSQSPFKKSKGIIMDAKFHPFKPQLFVASQRYIRIYDLAQQVLVKKLMPGARWLSNIDIHPRGDNLLASSYDKRVLWHDLDLSSTPYKTLRYHDKAVRSIKFHKANLPLFASASDDGSIHVFHGTVYDDLMTNPLLVPLKKLTGHKIINSLGVLDLVWHPKEAWLFSAGADGTARLWTT, encoded by the coding sequence ATGGCTCGTAACAGTAAGGCTACTGATACACCAAAGACAGTTGTTGAGAAACAGCTGAGAAAGAGAAAGCAGGATGTAGAAGATGCAGAAGAAAGCTCATCGGATGAAGAATTGCAAGTTGAAGGAATATTAGATGATGCAGCTAGTGAGGACGAAGAATCTGATTCTGAAGATGCAGACAAGgaagacgacgaagaagaagaattagaaggAGACTCAGATGAAGAGTTTAACGAGTTATTAGGCGAAGAGGAAGATCTCAGCGATGTTGattctgaagaattttCAGACGAACCAAGAGATGAGACTGCGTCTATCACTGATAAATTGTCTGGCACTAAGATTAGATCATATTCTAATGCCACTGAGGATGAAGAGAACGAAGTGCATACAAAGTTCTCTGATGGACGTCCAAGAATTATAAAACCAGAAATCAACCCAATCTACGATAGTGATGATAGTGACAACGAGAATTTCAATACTATTGGTAATATTCCGTTAAGTGCATACGAGGAAATGCCTCATATAGGTTATGATATCAATGGTAAGAGAATCATGAGACCTGCTAAAGGTTCTGCATTGGACCAATTGTTGGAATCCATTGATTTACCTGAAGGCTGGACTGGTTTGTTTGATCAGAATACCGGTACATCATTAAAGATCacagatgatgaattagagTTGATTAGAAAGATCCAAGCCCAAGAAAGTActgatgaaaatattaatccGTACGAACCAACTATTGAATGGTTCACATCAAAAACTGAGGTAATGCCATTAACGGCTGTTCCAGAACCAAAGAGAAGATTCGTTCCTTCTAAGCATGAAGCCAAGAAAGTTATGAAAATAGTGAGAGCAATAAGGGAAGGTAGAATTGTTCCTCCTAATAAGGTCAAAGAACAACaggaagaagagaaatACAATTTCGATTTATggaatgataatgaatcagAGACAAAAGATCATATAATGAACTTGAGAGCTCCAAAATTACCACCTCCTACTAATGAAGAATCTTATAACCCACCAGAAGAATATTTGATGGACgaggaagaaaagaaaaagtgGTTAGAAATGGAACCTGAAGATAGagataaaaattatattccGCAAAAGTACAATTCGTTGAGAAAGGTTCCAGGTTACCAAGAAGGATTAAGAGAGAGATTCGAAAGGTGTTTAGACTTATACTTAGCTCCAAGAACTCGtcataataaattaaacaTTGATCCTGATTCTTTGATTCCTGAATTGCCATCTCCAAAGGACTTGAGACCTTTCCCAATCCGTTGTTCCACAATTTTCCAAGGTCATACGGAAAAGATACGTACCTTATCTATCAGTCCTGATGGATTGTGGTTAGCAACTGGTTCCGATGATGGGTCAGTGCGTATTTGGGAAATTTTGACTGGTAGACAAGTCTATAAAACTGTCCTTGTTGCTGATGACAATACTGATGATAACATTGAAAGTTTAGAATGGAATCCCGACAGTAATTCAGGTATTTTAGCTGCTATTGCTGGTGAACATATTTACCTTATTGTCCCACCAATTTTTGGATtcgatattgaaaacaatgGTAGATTACGTATTGAGTCTGGTTGGGGTTACGATACATTTGGTAATAAGTCTAAGACCAAGAACAGTAATATTAAGGTTAACtcagatgatgaagatgaagaagtaGAGAAAGCTGACACTAATACCGGTAAGAAAGATGTTTGCAAATGGTTTACACCTAACACAGAGCAATCACAAGCAGGTATCTCAGCTATAATCCAATGTCGTAAGACagtgaagaagatttcATGGCATAGAAAGGGTGATTACTTTGTTACTGTATCACCAGACAGTGGTCATTCATCAGTATTGATCCATCAATTATCAAAACATTTGTCTCAATCGCCATTTAAGAAATCTAAGGGTATTATTATGGATGCCAAATTCCATCCATTTAAGCCACAGTTATTTGTTGCATCGCAACGTTACATTAGAATCTACGATTTAGCGCAACAAGTATTagttaaaaaattaatgcCTGGTGCAAGATGGTTGTCTAACATCGATATCCACCCAAGAGGTGATAATTTGTTAGCATCGAGTTATGACAAGAGAGTTTTATGGcatgatttggatttatcATCCACTCCTTACAAGACATTACGTTATCACGATAAGGCAGTTAGATCCATCAAATTCCATAAAGCTAACTTACCACTTTTCGCATCCGCATCAGATGATGGTTCGATTCATGTGTTCCATGGTACTGTTTACGATGACTTAATGACCAATCCGTTATTGGTGcctttgaagaagttgactGGCcacaaaattataaatagtCTTGGTGTTTTGGATTTAGTTTGGCATCCAAAGGAAGCCTGGTTATTTAGTGCTGGTGCTGACGGAACTGCTCGTCTTTGGACTACATAG
- a CDS encoding DEHA2D16544p (similar to uniprot|Q7SG96 Neurospora crassa NCU02467 Hypothetical protein B1O14.310) gives MNAIQKINKINQKELENNVSDSASWHADYKDTSYIYIGFLPFDLNEMDIVKIFSQYGIPTHINLIKDKETGKSRGFCYLKYEDYKSCVLAIDNFNGTQLRDKKIKVDHVYYYLKDGQDERDFIIDYSEAERELKEIEDDSKNKETKLIKGKSAPGDPMTKYVKSQDDHGEFDDPMANYLANKGDENDEFMNPMASYIGNKDDKHKSSRHKHRHRHRSERSRDRSSREKGSRDKSPSRRSHREKSPSSHRHRDRISADDKEIQRIR, from the coding sequence ATGAATGCCATACagaaaatcaataaaatcaacCAGAAGGAGCTAGAAAATAACGTCAGCGATTCTGCTTCTTGGCATGCCGATTATAAAGATACTTCATACATCTATATTGGATTCTTACCATTCGATCTAAATGAGATGGACATagtcaaaatattttccCAGTATGGTATACCAACacatattaatttaatcaaaGACAAAGAAACAGGAAAATCTCGAGGCTTTTGCTATTTAAAGTATGAAGATTATAAATCGTGCGTTCTCGCAATAGACAACTTCAATGGTACACAATTACGAGATAAAAAGATCAAGGTCGATCACGTATActattatttgaaagacGGTCAAGATGAGAgagattttattattgattacAGTGAAGCTGAAAGAGAattgaaggaaattgaagatgattccAAGAATAAGGAGACCAAATTGATCAAGGGCAAAAGTGCACCTGGTGATCCTATGACGAAATATGTAAAAAGCCAAGATGATCACGGTGAATTTGATGACCCAATGGCCAACTACCTAGCAAATAAAGGAGACGAGAATGACGAATTTATGAATCCAATGGCGAGCTATATTGGcaataaagatgataagCATAAAAGTAGTCGTCATAAACATAGGCACAGACATAGAAGCGAAAGAAGCAGGGATAGAAGTTCAAGAGAGAAAGGTTCAAGGGATAAAAGTCCATCTAGACGAAGTCATAGAGAAAAAAGTCCATCAAGTCATAGGCATAGAGACAGGATCCTGGCAGATGACAAGGAAATACAGAGAATTCGATAA
- a CDS encoding DEHA2D16566p (weakly similar to uniprot|Q06508 Saccharomyces cerevisiae YPR139C VPS66) — translation MEKFSNWRDKGTGISPFMPIPEPAMSFMIVPKAIVFLMKMPIFVLALGVYFLLPFPVIGRFIILVLFGFRNYELTVDGVKKSKTDEINATKPTVGDFVVVNYQSPIDGLILAALSNANWNKIAILIPNKEGELYQYSIWGLIRYTLSTDIGVPTSTIKIGNYSSLKEKLVFCFIEGTPSNNKSILPFMDSVAAIPKTAFNFKTLIVKIQPGYLTTPLPIVSKRRYFVRLLTNLSKNSSIRAKIFKHAPTESKDTFDFRLSKHCFEVGQLNLIGQDLNINQKITFYNYYIDHKVKKQ, via the coding sequence ATGGAGAAGTTTTCGAATTGGAGAGATAAGGGTACGGGGATTTCGCCGTTCATGCCTATCCCCGAACCAGCGATGCTGTTTATGATCGTACCCAAGGCGATTGTCtttttaatgaagatgcCAATTTTCGTGCTTGCATTAGGCGTGTATTTCTTGTTACCATTCCCAGTTATTGGGCGCTTTATAATATTGGTGCTATTTGGATTCAGGAATTACGAATTGACGGTTGATGGggtgaagaaatcaaaaactgACGAAATTAATGCTACTAAGCCCACCGTGGGTGATTTTGTAGTTGTTAACTACCAATCGCCAATTGATGGTTTAATCTTAGCGGCGTTATCCAATGCCAATTGGAACAAGATAGCAATATTAATCCCCAACAAGGAAGGCgaattatatcaatatagTATTTGGGGACTTATTAGATATACATTATCTACCGACATTGGTGTTCCAACCAGCACCATCAAAATCGGCAACTATTCGAGCTTGAAGGAAAAGCTAGTATTCTGTTTTATTGAAGGTACACCATCTAATAATAAGTCTATATTGCCATTTATGGATAGCGTTGCTGCCATTCCAAAGACCGcgttcaatttcaaaacattAATTGTAAAGATTCAACCAGGTTATTTAACCACTCCATTGCCAATAGTTTCCAAAAGGAGATATTTTGTCAGGTTATTGACAAATTTGAGTAAAAACAGCTCTATTAGAGCTAAAATTTTTAAGCATGCACCTACTGAATCAAAAGATACATTTGATTTTAGGTTGCTGAAACATTGCTTCGAAGTGGGCCAATTAAACTTGATAGGCCAAGATTTGAACATTAATCAAAAAATCACCTTCTACAATTACTATATAGACCATAAAGTTAAGAAACAATAA
- a CDS encoding DEHA2D16588p (highly similar to uniprot|P04911 Saccharomyces cerevisiae YDR225W HTA1 One of two nearly identical (see also HTA2) histone H2A subtypes): MSGGKGKAGSSEKASTSRSAKAGLTFPVGRVHRLLRKGNYAQRVGSGAPVYLTSVLEYLAAEILELAGNAARDNKKSRIIPRHLQLAIRNDEELNKLLGHVTIAQGGVLPNIHQSLLPAKKAKAGNASQEL, translated from the coding sequence ATGTCAGGTGGTAAAGGTAAAGCCGGTTCTTCGGAAAAAGCATCAACTTCTAGATCAGCTAAGGCTGGTTTGACTTTCCCAGTCGGTAGAGTCCATAGATTATTAAGAAAGGGTAACTACGCACAAAGAGTTGGTTCTGGTGCTCCAGTTTACTTGACCTCAGTTTTGGAATATTTAGCTGCCGAAATCTTGGAATTGGCCGGTAACGCTGCTAGAGATAACAAGAAGTCGAGAATTATCCCAAGACACTTGCAATTAGCCATCagaaatgatgaagaattgaacaAGTTATTAGGACACGTTACCATTGCCCAAGGTGGTGTCTTGCCAAACATTCACCAATCCTTGTTGCCAGCTAAGAAGGCCAAGGCAGGTAATGCTTCTCAAGAATTATAA
- a CDS encoding DEHA2D16610p (highly similar to uniprot|P02293 Saccharomyces cerevisiae YDR224C HTB1 One of two nearly identical (see HTB2) histone H2B subtypes required for chromatin assembly and chromosome function) has protein sequence MAPKAEKKPASKAPAEKKPAAKKTASATGTKKRSKTRKETYSSYIYKVLKQTHPDTGISQKAMSIMNSFVNDIFERIAGEASKLAAYNKKSTISAREIQTAVRLILPGELAKHAVSEGTRAVTKYSSAAN, from the coding sequence ATGGCACCAAAAGCTGAAAAGAAACCTGCTTCCAAGGCACCAGCCGAAAAGAAACCAGCAGCAAAGAAGACTGCTTCCGCTACTGGAACTAAGAAGAGATCAAAGACCAGAAAGGAAACTTACTCCTCTTACATCTACAAGGTTTTGAAGCAAACACATCCAGACACTGGTATTTCTCAAAAGGCTATGTCTATCATGAACTCTTTCGTTAACgatatttttgaaagaattgctGGTGAAGCCTCCAAGTTGGCTGCTTACAACAAGAAGTCAACCATTTCTGCTAGAGAAATCCAAACTGCTGTTAGATTGATCTTACCAGGTGAATTAGCTAAGCATGCTGTTTCGGAAGGTACCAGAGCTGTTACCAAATATTCTTCTGCTGCTAATTAA
- a CDS encoding DEHA2D16632p (similar to uniprot|P43571 Saccharomyces cerevisiae YFL025C BST1 GPI inositol deacylase of the ER that negatively regulates COPII vesicle formation prevents production of vesicles with defective subunits required for proper discrimination between resident ER proteins and Golgi-bound cargo molecules) codes for MDSKSRGKSRLNRSILTLVSFFGLVLFYLTWYLYTRGLTGADSPGCRIVYMGPSYARITAFDESHTKFASKYSLYLYREQGRDPLPDENEGFKHLGGIPILFIPGNAGSYRQVRSIAAETSDIYFDHYLDQPDGLNPNAKNYDFFTADFNEDFTAFHGRTLLDQAEYLNEAIKFILGLYANSEHPPRSVVVLGHSMGGVVSRVMVSLPNYIPDSINTIITLASPHAAAPLTFDGDILKIYSAVDRFWFQGYDNKETDNTIAKIAKERLSKISLISITGGLLDSILPADYTTLGYLVPPTNGFTVYTTGIPGVWTPIDHLAIVWCAQLRRRVSNALLEIANFDSPDKTYSLEKRMEIMRKNFLSGFEDYTSQDKVAYDKPADHILLKADSQQINFVQEGQKLKVTPGKMPSPLNVFRLPSPKVSKVQFSLLSSMDIGELKSDNNEGYTQPTLLLCNTMDAIKEDANIIDFTNKETTEIVMFKCIDVRDDSNMIPRSAVGTYSLSESSIGGDKSPFYAIQYNSTILKQYDTVIVTGSLGMESNDNENFLLAELSDYNSSQFNIHEDLFSLMTRGAKFSLPLDKPLSMNIKIPGAWSSILAYKLKVSWPEDRETTEYIPVFRTFIRQWSNEPYEVKWHVNIEANNQVLLNMHGIAPYTPFKVKSKEEYGLNIEIWTDSIPDKSLTTIRLRIDLLNSLRLLVLRYRLATISFCVSIILLALVFQVKHYKETNKFPTFLYGLSCICSPWVFGSILFTLSILTPIMSIKPLQKFLNVIDPVVLQDSNEINLSLTDEFKLNSFFLGLEEKSLWFIGPVFFVMGLGIVSLTFYSLLVAGNVIASISRVLLKRLKLSQTEKKQPNPGKLWANRRIIGVLFVLLVIPIYMPYQFAYVVSCIIQSIQVIKILVADKTNKSILNYHLSLLMLMLWVLPINVPILVVFVHNMTINWTTPFSSHHNFLAILPVILLMERYSNSRTLPKMSQTKYKVTQAFLAYYVFYCLVYGIRHTYWIHHLFNLLCCWLLVLHYDAQDDTSDHVQ; via the coding sequence ATGGATTCCAAGTCTAGAGGAAAATCACGGCTTAATAGAAGTATACTAACTTTAGTATCTTTCTTTGGCTTGGTGTTATTCTATTTAACCTGGTATCTATACACAAGAGGTTTGACAGGAGCGGATTCTCCAGGATGCAGAATAGTGTATATGGGTCCCTCTTATGCCAGGATAACAGCATTTGATGAAAGTCATACCAAATTTGCTTCCAAGTATTCATTATATCTTTATAGAGAACAGGGAAGAGACCCCCTTCCGGATGAAAACGAAGGATTCAAACATCTTGGCGGAATACCAATACTATTTATACCAGGGAATGCAGGAAGTTACAGACAAGTGAGGTCTATAGCTGCAGAGACATCCGATATATACTTTGACCACTATTTGGATCAGCCAGATGGTTTAAACCCTAACGCAAAGAATTATGATTTTTTCACGGCAGACttcaatgaagattttACAGCATTCCATGGAAGGACTTTGTTGGATCAGGCAGAATACTTGAATGAGGCCATTAAGTTTATACTCGGGTTATACGCAAATAGTGAACACCCTCCGAGGTCTGTTGTTGTTTTAGGACATTCAATGGGTGGTGTGGTCAGTAGAGTAATGGTTTCACTTCCCAATTACATCCCTGATTCAATTAATACTATAATTACTTTAGCTTCACCACATGCTGCCGCTCCATTGACCTTTGATGGCGATATCTTAAAGATTTATTCAGCCGTAGATAGGTTTTGGTTTCAGGGTTACGACAACAAAGAAACAGATAATACGATCGCAAAGATTGCTAAAGAGAGATTATCAAAGATATCTCTAATATCGATTACTGGCGGATTGTTAGATTCTATCTTACCGGCTGACTACACGACTTTAGGTTACCTAGTTCCACCAACAAATGGGTTTACGGTTTATACAACAGGAATACCCGGTGTTTGGACTCCAATAGACCATTTGGCTATAGTATGGTGTGCACAACTTCGTAGACGAGTGCTGAACgcattattagaaattgcAAACTTTGACTCACCAGACAAGACATATTCTCTTGAAAAAAGAATGGAGATCATGAGAAAGAACTTCCTTTCAGGGTTTGAAGATTATACCTCTCAAGATAAAGTTGCTTATGATAAACCAGCAGACCACATACTATTAAAAGCAGATTCCCAGcaaatcaattttgttcAAGAGGGacaaaaattgaaggttACACCAGGAAAGATGCCGTCACCCTTAAATGTGTTCAGATTACCAAGTCCTAAGGTATCAAAAGTgcaattttcattattaagtTCCATGGATATTGGTGAACTTAAAtcagataataatgaaggatATACACAACCAACGCTTCTATTATGCAATACCATGGATGctattaaagaagatgCCAACATAATCGATTTTACGAATAAAGAAACTACTGAGATTGTAATGTTCAAGTGTATCGACGTCCGTGATGACAGCAATATGATACCTAGATCAGCAGTTGGCACATATTCATTAAGTGAATCATCCATCGGGGGAGACAAGTCACCGTTTTATGcaattcaatataattctaCTATTTTAAAACAATATGATACAGTAATAGTTACTGGCTCACTAGGTATGGAGTCAAATGacaatgaaaattttttacTTGCAGAATTATCAGACTATAATTCAAGTCAATTTAATATACATGAAGATCtattttcattgatgaCAAGGGGTGCAAAGTTCTCTTTACCTTTAGATAAACCATTAtcaatgaatataaaaattcCGGGAGCCTGGAGTAGTATATTAGCATACAAGTTAAAGGTGCTGTGGCCAGAAGACCGAGAAACTACAGAATATATTCCAGTGTTTCGTACCTTCATAAGGCAATGGAGTAATGAGCCATATGAAGTTAAATGGCATGTCAATATCGAAGCAAATAACCaagtattattaaatatgcATGGAATAGCACCATATACTCCATTTAAAGTGAAATCTAAAGAAGAATACGGattgaatattgaaatatggaCCGACTCCATTCCCgataaatcattaacaaCTATTCGATtaagaattgatttattgaacaGTTTAAGGCTATTGGTATTACGATATAGACTAGCAACTATATCATTTTGCGTTTCAATCATTTTATTAGCATTAGTGTTTCAGGTAAAGCATTACAAAGAAACGAATAAATTCCCGACTTTCTTATATGGATTAAGCTGCATATGTTCACCATGGGTATTTGGGAGCATATTATTCACATTATCAATACTAACACCAATAATGAGCATAAAACCATTGCAAAAATTTCTAAACGTAATCGATCCGGTGGTATTACAGGATTcgaatgaaattaatttaagTTTGACAGACGAGTTTAAGCTAAATTCGTTTTTCTTGGGATTAGAGGAGAAGAGCTTATGGTTCATAGGTCCAGTGTTCTTTGTTATGGGTCTTGGTATTGTTCTGTTGACTTTTTATTCGCTATTGGTCGCAGGTAATGTGATAGCATCAATTAGTCGAGTTTTACTTAAGCGATTAAAATTGTCGCAAACGGAGAAGAAACAGCCAAATCCTGGCAAGTTATGGGCGAATCGTCGAATCATTGGTGTGTTATTTGTTCTCTTGGTGATCCCAATATACATGCCGTACCAATTTGCCTATGTTGTCAGTTGCATCATACAACTGATCCAGGTGATCAAGATTCTTGTTGCCGATAAGACCAATAAGAGCATCTTGAACTATCACTTGTCTCTACTTATGTTGATGCTTTGGGTGTTGCCTATAAATGTTCCCATCTTAGTGGTGTTTGTACATAACATGACGATCAATTGGACTACGCCGTTTTCGTCACATCACAACTTTCTAGCAATATTGCCAGTAATTTTGCTAATGGAACGGTACAGCAATAGTAGGACATTACCCAAGATGTCTCAAACCAAATACAAGGTCACCCAAGCGTTTTTGGCGTATTACGTTTTCTACTGTCTTGTGTATGGCATCCGTCATACGTACTGGATCCACCATCTTTTCAACCTTCTATGCTGTTGGCTCCTTGTATTACATTACGATGCCCAGGATGATACGTCTGACCATGTGCAATGA
- a CDS encoding DEHA2D16654p (no similarity), whose amino-acid sequence MDKIELMTQPEKDSVSESPQERTLQKLKSLVSEYSADMNDEEEEENETEDKHKEHEETGKEKENEGDKNGHSHSHSHSQHKHSHDNVHQKNAKDVNEDPKTTQETTHEKEDDSVEYDDDGFVIPQGKIPLDGHFSTSEIKELIKLSKEEGILKEDVNIKVLDSNEHIGDKVVISEESDKDKLDNPDKEGKDDDSNGDKKDRSNSIDPKETAKQYGKKSESE is encoded by the coding sequence AtggataaaattgaattaatgaCACAACCTGAGAAAGACTCCGTGTCAGAGTCGCCACAAGAAAGGACattgcaaaaattaaagagTCTTGTCTCTGAATATCTGGCAGACATGAATGATGAAGAGGAGGAGGAGAATGAAACAGAGGATAAGCACAAAGAACATGAAGAAACAGGAAAggagaaagaaaatgaaggTGACAAGAATGGCCATTCCCATTCCCATTCCCATTCCCAACACAAGCATTCGCATGATAACGTGCATCAAAAAAATGCTAAGGACGTAAATGAAGATCCCAAAACGACACAAGAGACGACTCACgagaaagaagatgattctGTGGAATATGACGATGATGGGTTTGTGATTCCACAGGGAAAAATTCCGCTAGATGGGCATTTTTCTACCAGTGAAATCAAggaattgatcaaattgtCCAAGGAAGAAggtattttgaaagaagacGTTAATATTAAGGTGCTCGATAGTAACGAACATATCGGAGACAAGGTAGTCATATCAGAAGAATCGGATAAAGATAAACTCGATAATCCTGATAAGGAAGGAAAAGATGATGACTCGAATGGAGACAAAAAGGACAGATCCAATTCTATTGATCCTAAGGAGACGGCAAAACAATATGGAAAGAAATCTGAATCAGAATAG
- a CDS encoding DEHA2D16676p (similar to uniprot|P35719 Saccharomyces cerevisiae YKL142W MRP8 Putative mitochondrial ribosomal protein has similarity to E. coli ribosomal protein S2), protein MADKKDLTLEQLHDQVQSLSKVVEMQSQLIAKTGKQLMDIQVKDVKSKMNADTEKSSSKVANVDMDDYATNEDIIQLVGELQGQLDMLEDRNIRRTINSHLGIDDEDGLIIPIPNKDGDEPPYDFCPANIDELVKLNKYEIVQLCEFYELVIPMDQQEHLKRFLQNNNEMVDMEGAKRLLEVGADNATLMERVDAYSEKQIDELFDLLTRFIGVRVIRGNYAW, encoded by the coding sequence ATGGCAGACAAAAAGGATCTTACATTGGAACAGTTGCACGATCAGGTGCAAAGTTTATCCAAAGTTGTGGAAATGCAATCACAATTGATTGCTAAAACCGGGAAACAACTCATGGACATACAAGTAAAGGATGTGAAGAGCAAGATGAATGCCGACACCGAGAAAAGTAGCTCTAAGGTAGCCAATGTTGACATGGATGACTACGCTACAAACGAAGATATTATTCAGTTGGTAGGCGAGTTGCAAGGACAGTTGGATATGCTTGAAGACAGAAACATCAGAAGAACGATCAATTCTCATTTAGGTATcgacgatgaagatggGTTGATTATTCCGATCCCTAACAAGGATGGAGATGAACCACCTTATGATTTTTGCCCAGCAAATATTGACGAACTTgtgaaattgaacaaatacGAAATTGTGCAACTCTGTGAATTTTACGAGTTGGTTATACCAATGGACCAACAGGAGCACTTGAAGAGATTTTTGCAAAACAACAACGAGATGGTGGACATGGAGGGTGCAAAGAGGTTATTGGAGGTGGGTGCAGATAACGCAACCTTGATGGAAAGAGTGGATGCTTATTCTGAAAAGCAAATCGACGAATTATTCGATTTGCTTACCAGGTTTATTGGAGTCAGAGTAATAAGAGGCAACTATGCGTGGTAA